A single genomic interval of Malania oleifera isolate guangnan ecotype guangnan chromosome 11, ASM2987363v1, whole genome shotgun sequence harbors:
- the LOC131168456 gene encoding putative cytochrome c oxidase subunit 5C-4 — protein sequence MTGVHKIGHAVYHGPSVVKEILYGLALGLTVGGLWKMHHWNLQRKTREFYDMLDKGEISVVVDDAHQD from the coding sequence atgacAGGGGTGCATAAAATAGGGCATGCTGTGTATCATGGTCCAAGCGTGGTGAAGGAGATACTCTATGGGCTGGCCCTTGGCCTCACAGTAGGAGGCTTATGGAAAATGCACCATTGGAACCTGCAGAGGAAAACCAGAGAGTTCTATGATATGCTTGACAAAGGTGAAATCAGTGTTGTGGTTGATGATGCTCATCAGGATTAA